A single Prevotella sp. E15-22 DNA region contains:
- a CDS encoding RNA polymerase sigma factor, which yields MKKISFRTDVLPLKNELFRVALRITLNREDAEDVVQETMIRVWNKREQWEQIESIEAFCTTICRNLALDKTKRASNQDASLDDEGHDAPDHSYGANPEEQAVQRDKVERVRTLMNHLPEKQRTCMQLRDVEGKSYKEIAAVMDITEQQVKVNIFRARQTIKQEFLKQEQYGL from the coding sequence ATGAAAAAGATCAGTTTTCGCACCGACGTGTTGCCGCTGAAGAATGAACTCTTCCGCGTGGCGCTTCGCATCACTCTCAATCGCGAGGATGCAGAAGATGTGGTGCAGGAAACAATGATCCGAGTCTGGAACAAGCGAGAACAGTGGGAACAGATAGAATCCATCGAAGCCTTCTGTACCACTATCTGCCGAAACTTGGCGCTCGACAAGACAAAACGAGCCAGCAACCAAGACGCATCGCTCGACGACGAGGGGCACGACGCACCCGACCACTCATACGGCGCCAATCCTGAGGAACAGGCTGTACAGCGCGACAAAGTGGAACGTGTGAGGACGCTGATGAACCATCTGCCCGAGAAGCAACGCACTTGTATGCAGTTGCGCGACGTAGAAGGCAAGTCATACAAGGAGATAGCCGCGGTGATGGACATTACCGAACAGCAAGTAAAGGTAAATATCTTCCGAGCCCGACAAACAATTAAACAAGAATTTTTGAAACAAGAACAATATGGATTATAA
- a CDS encoding pyruvate ferredoxin oxidoreductase — protein MDYKYIEQLLDRYFEAETTLKEEQILKAFFEQSEEELPESLRQYKPLFAAMEQDETLGDDFDARLLEMTEEKMLVKARIISLSDRIRPLMRAAAVVAILLTLSTALNQSFKEDKVWADESDYALRYEPTGNEPAMAYDQVNTDSVKSDSLYKPSGYFE, from the coding sequence ATGGATTATAAATACATCGAACAACTGCTGGACCGCTACTTCGAGGCCGAAACGACCTTGAAGGAGGAGCAGATTCTGAAGGCCTTCTTCGAGCAGAGCGAGGAGGAGTTGCCCGAGAGCCTGCGCCAGTACAAGCCCTTGTTCGCTGCCATGGAGCAAGACGAGACACTGGGCGATGATTTCGATGCACGCCTGCTGGAGATGACGGAAGAGAAGATGTTGGTGAAGGCTCGCATCATTAGCCTCAGCGACCGTATCCGTCCATTGATGCGCGCTGCCGCAGTAGTTGCCATCTTGCTGACGCTGAGCACCGCCCTGAACCAGTCGTTCAAAGAAGACAAGGTATGGGCCGACGAGTCGGACTATGCTCTGAGATACGAGCCCACGGGCAATGAGCCTGCCATGGCCTACGATCAGGTCAACACAGACTCGGTGAAGAGCGACTCGCTCTATAAGCCCTCCGGCTATTTTGAGTAG
- the dusB gene encoding tRNA dihydrouridine synthase DusB, with product MKIGNIEFGPHPVFLAPMEDVTDIGFRLLCKRFGASMVYTEFVSAEALIRDVKSTQQKLTISDEERPVGIQIYGRDVDAMVEAAKIVEQAGPDLIDLNFGCPVKKVAGKGAGAGMLQNIPKLLEITKKVVDAVKLPVTVKTRLGWNQDQLIITELAEQLQDCGIQALTIHGRTRAQMYTGEADWTLIGEVKRNPRIHIPIIGNGDITSPEEAKAAFERYGVDAIMVGRATFGRPWIFKEIRDYIDNNMVDSSFDFNKKLDVLEEQLRINVERIDEKRGILHTRRHLAATPIFKAIPNFRQTRIAMLRTEKMDELLQILESTRTLLG from the coding sequence ATGAAGATAGGAAACATTGAATTTGGTCCGCACCCGGTGTTCCTGGCACCGATGGAGGACGTTACCGATATTGGCTTCCGCCTGCTGTGCAAGCGTTTTGGTGCCTCGATGGTCTACACAGAGTTTGTGAGCGCCGAGGCCTTGATACGTGATGTAAAGTCGACCCAGCAGAAGCTGACCATCAGCGACGAGGAGCGACCTGTAGGCATACAGATCTATGGTCGCGACGTGGACGCCATGGTCGAGGCGGCCAAGATTGTAGAGCAAGCAGGCCCCGACCTCATTGACCTGAACTTCGGCTGTCCTGTGAAAAAAGTAGCCGGCAAGGGTGCTGGCGCCGGCATGCTACAAAATATCCCCAAACTTTTGGAGATTACCAAGAAGGTGGTGGACGCCGTAAAGTTGCCCGTCACCGTAAAAACACGCCTGGGCTGGAATCAGGATCAACTGATTATCACCGAGTTGGCCGAGCAACTGCAGGACTGCGGCATTCAGGCACTGACCATCCACGGTCGCACCCGTGCCCAGATGTATACTGGCGAGGCCGACTGGACCCTGATTGGTGAGGTGAAGCGCAATCCACGCATCCACATCCCCATCATTGGCAATGGCGACATCACCTCGCCCGAAGAGGCAAAGGCCGCCTTCGAGCGCTATGGCGTAGATGCCATCATGGTGGGTCGTGCCACCTTTGGTCGTCCATGGATTTTCAAAGAGATTCGCGACTATATAGATAATAATATGGTGGACAGCAGTTTCGATTTCAACAAAAAACTGGATGTACTGGAAGAACAGTTGCGCATCAATGTGGAGCGCATTGACGAGAAGCGCGGCATTCTGCACACCCGTCGTCACCTGGCTGCCACACCCATCTTCAAGGCAATTCCCAACTTCCGTCAGACGCGCATAGCCATGCTACGTACCGAGAAGATGGACGAACTACTGCAAATATTGGAAAGTACACGCACCCTTCTAGGATGA
- a CDS encoding site-specific tyrosine recombinase, which translates to MKNMYLCSMMDEQTKKLKKDYLRYLRLQRNMSTNTLDAYARDLDKLLVFLCHQEKHPEQVELSDLQQFAAGLHDIGIGPRSQCRILSGVRSFYRFMVMDGYMESDPTELLESPVLGEHLPEFLTTQEVDKLKASVDVSKPEGHRNRAIIEVLFSCGLRVSELVNLKWSQVFTEERYLRILGKGSKERLVPISNTALRDIENYLPWRQGLKIKPGEEDYVFLNRRGGHLTRTMILIMLKEQALEAGIQKTISPHTLRHSYATALLEGGADLRVIQALLGHESIGTTEIYTHLSMQTLREEVLTHHPRNIMHSS; encoded by the coding sequence ATGAAAAACATGTATCTTTGCAGCATGATGGACGAGCAAACAAAGAAACTGAAAAAGGACTATCTGCGCTACTTGCGATTGCAGCGCAACATGTCGACCAATACGCTGGATGCCTATGCCCGCGACTTGGATAAGTTGCTGGTGTTCCTCTGTCATCAGGAAAAACATCCGGAACAGGTGGAACTGAGTGACCTTCAACAGTTTGCCGCCGGACTCCACGACATCGGCATTGGGCCGAGGTCGCAATGTCGCATACTGAGTGGCGTTCGTTCGTTCTATCGGTTTATGGTGATGGATGGCTATATGGAAAGCGACCCTACGGAATTGCTCGAGTCGCCTGTGCTGGGTGAACATCTGCCCGAGTTTCTGACAACGCAGGAGGTTGATAAACTGAAAGCTAGTGTTGACGTGTCAAAGCCTGAAGGACATCGTAACCGTGCTATCATTGAAGTATTGTTCTCGTGTGGTTTACGTGTGTCTGAACTGGTCAATCTAAAGTGGTCGCAGGTCTTTACCGAAGAACGCTATCTGCGTATCCTTGGTAAAGGTTCAAAGGAACGTTTGGTGCCCATCTCTAACACGGCACTGAGGGATATAGAGAATTACTTGCCGTGGCGACAGGGACTGAAAATAAAACCGGGTGAGGAGGATTATGTTTTTCTGAACCGTCGCGGTGGTCATCTCACCCGCACCATGATACTCATCATGCTGAAAGAACAAGCATTAGAGGCAGGTATCCAAAAGACCATCTCGCCCCATACCCTGCGCCATTCTTATGCTACGGCACTATTAGAAGGTGGTGCCGATCTCCGTGTTATCCAGGCTTTGCTGGGTCACGAGAGTATCGGCACCACCGAGATCTATACGCACTTGTCTATGCAGACCTTACGCGAAGAGGTGCTGACCCATCATCCGCGTAACATCATGCACTCATCCTAG
- a CDS encoding outer membrane beta-barrel family protein encodes MKHLFLSLSAVMAAMMMPATAHAEESDSLNADTTRWYNQTQELSGVTIKGRLPKTRAKGDAMRTTVAGTILEKAGTVSDALSKIPLLEAERDGGVKVTGRGDAEVYINGRRVLDTKELSRLRSDQILHVDVVQNPGARYAASTKAVVRITLKKAQGEGLSFQDNLSGYYQYGHTLHNNLDVNYRTGGLDVTATFWAGRYGHSKSLQEDDMFYYVGNDQYLGKTKQETKQLWKGWSPQLQINYMVDLNHSFGAFYKYDRHSSGEMNSEFNTDNYENGIWLERSESRIWMDDNFDKHIFNAYYNGKIGKLGIDFNVDGLFDDTKTPGRTCETTTPVEQGVITQQPTQRNIESNTNSGNNFWASKLIFTYPIWQGNLSVGGEYAYNHRTDAYTFTSTEVVPVKATDSEINEKSTAGFVEYGRQFGRVFAQVGLRYEHLTNDYYNFGQKEDEVCRDYGDWFPTAVVAMPVGKVQLSLSYRRDIQRPNYSSLTNSTIYLNRYAYQSGNPYLKPTYTHSMVLNGAYQWLNATVNYSRVKDSETMSTEPFPGSADPLVSLVRPINSHEDYNQLMAGAQARPTIGCWHPSWSFYAIFQDYKSPTADGSTITLKRPYYSFSWQNDIELPKGYRLNIRAAYSTKGDYNNYRVTRESFNTLLGIQRDFSLNTFGTLTADIRCNDIFNTNKSETIIYGMRELTAFNPARRTFVLDLTWKFNEARSKYRGSGAGEKQKARM; translated from the coding sequence ATGAAACATTTGTTTTTGAGTTTATCGGCCGTGATGGCTGCAATGATGATGCCCGCGACAGCGCATGCCGAGGAAAGCGACAGCCTGAATGCGGATACCACAAGATGGTATAACCAGACACAAGAACTGAGTGGCGTAACCATAAAGGGCCGTTTGCCCAAGACGCGCGCCAAAGGCGATGCCATGCGTACCACCGTGGCAGGTACCATCTTAGAGAAAGCCGGCACCGTGAGCGATGCCCTCTCGAAGATTCCCTTACTGGAGGCTGAGCGCGACGGTGGAGTGAAAGTAACAGGTCGCGGCGATGCGGAGGTATATATTAATGGACGCCGGGTGCTGGACACGAAGGAGCTCTCTCGCCTTCGTTCCGATCAGATTCTGCATGTCGATGTGGTGCAGAACCCCGGTGCCCGTTATGCCGCTTCGACCAAGGCCGTAGTGCGCATCACACTGAAGAAAGCACAGGGCGAGGGGCTGAGTTTCCAGGACAATCTCTCAGGCTACTATCAGTACGGGCATACACTGCACAACAACCTGGATGTGAACTACCGCACAGGTGGTCTCGATGTCACTGCCACATTCTGGGCAGGTCGCTATGGTCACTCCAAGTCACTGCAAGAAGACGACATGTTCTATTATGTAGGCAACGACCAATATCTTGGAAAGACCAAGCAGGAGACCAAACAGCTGTGGAAGGGCTGGTCACCGCAGTTGCAGATTAACTACATGGTTGACCTGAACCACAGTTTTGGTGCGTTTTATAAATACGACCGTCACAGCAGTGGCGAGATGAACAGCGAGTTTAATACCGACAACTACGAGAATGGCATATGGCTTGAGCGCTCAGAGAGTCGCATCTGGATGGACGACAATTTCGACAAGCACATCTTCAACGCCTATTATAACGGCAAGATAGGCAAACTAGGCATCGACTTTAATGTGGACGGTCTCTTCGATGACACAAAGACACCAGGCAGAACCTGTGAGACAACAACACCGGTAGAGCAGGGTGTTATTACACAGCAGCCAACACAACGCAACATAGAGAGCAACACCAACAGCGGCAATAACTTCTGGGCATCGAAGCTCATCTTCACCTATCCTATATGGCAAGGCAACCTGTCGGTAGGAGGAGAGTATGCTTACAACCACCGTACCGATGCCTACACCTTTACCTCGACCGAGGTGGTGCCAGTGAAAGCCACCGACAGCGAGATTAACGAAAAGAGCACTGCAGGCTTCGTGGAGTATGGTCGTCAGTTTGGCAGAGTATTTGCCCAGGTGGGTCTGCGCTACGAGCACCTGACTAACGACTATTACAACTTCGGACAAAAAGAAGACGAAGTGTGTCGCGACTACGGTGACTGGTTCCCCACGGCAGTGGTGGCCATGCCCGTTGGTAAGGTACAGTTGTCACTCTCCTACCGTCGTGACATCCAGCGCCCCAACTATAGCAGTCTGACCAACTCTACTATATACCTGAACCGCTATGCCTATCAGAGCGGCAACCCCTATTTGAAGCCCACCTACACGCATAGCATGGTACTGAATGGAGCCTATCAGTGGCTAAATGCCACGGTGAATTATTCGCGAGTGAAGGACTCAGAGACCATGTCGACCGAGCCCTTCCCAGGTTCCGCCGATCCGTTGGTCAGTTTGGTACGTCCCATCAACAGTCACGAGGACTATAATCAGTTGATGGCAGGCGCTCAGGCCCGTCCCACTATAGGCTGCTGGCATCCCTCATGGAGCTTCTATGCCATTTTTCAGGATTACAAGTCGCCAACGGCCGATGGTTCTACCATCACCCTGAAACGCCCATACTACAGTTTCTCCTGGCAGAACGACATCGAGTTACCCAAGGGTTACCGTCTGAATATACGTGCTGCCTACAGCACAAAAGGCGACTACAACAACTACCGCGTTACGCGCGAGAGTTTTAATACCTTGTTGGGCATTCAGCGCGACTTCAGCCTGAACACCTTTGGCACACTGACCGCAGACATACGCTGCAACGATATCTTCAACACCAACAAGAGCGAGACCATTATTTACGGCATGCGCGAGCTAACCGCCTTTAACCCTGCCCGTCGCACGTTTGTGCTCGACCTCACATGGAAATTCAACGAAGCACGCAGCAAATATCGTGGCTCTGGTGCCGGAGAAAAACAAAAGGCAAGAATGTGA
- a CDS encoding cache domain-containing protein produces the protein MTILLMASLFVLLHFSRRTIKDEALRKASQTLECTTEHIDNILLSIEQATGNIYYNLRPEINNQDMVRTSCRQLVESNPYIVGAAIAMKPGYYNDGKNFMAYFHRELSDTVLWNDSPILQLKLYNNQPYVQQAWYKEPMSTNKPTWMVPLEDMDTHVEPIITFCLPIPGDDGKPIGIIGADMSLRVLSKIVLEGKPSANSYCTLLDSDASFIVHPNGERLLQQSAFTISRHAADPTIKEAIRSMLSGETGYKSFTMKGTTHYVFYKPFTRMVVPGRSTEDLGWSIGIIYPEDDIFGDYNDLSYYVIIIAIVGLLIIFLLSRAIIHRQLLPLRLLTASAQRITRGNYTEPIPDSRQEDEIGKLQNNFQHMQQSLANNIGQLEQLQATLQEHEQSLRKAYNHAQKADRMKTTFLHNMTNQMTKPALTIGNDVHKLCKDNANINELVDEIQENGKTIAEILNNIINASDEQMRKEVDHD, from the coding sequence ATGACTATACTGCTCATGGCCTCCTTGTTTGTATTGCTGCATTTCTCCAGAAGAACCATCAAAGATGAAGCACTGAGAAAAGCCTCTCAGACGTTGGAATGCACAACTGAGCACATTGACAACATCCTGTTGAGCATAGAGCAGGCAACAGGCAACATCTATTATAACTTGCGCCCCGAGATTAACAATCAAGACATGGTGAGAACCAGTTGCAGGCAATTGGTGGAATCAAATCCATATATCGTGGGAGCGGCCATCGCCATGAAACCAGGTTATTACAATGATGGTAAGAACTTCATGGCCTACTTCCATCGCGAGCTAAGCGACACTGTTTTGTGGAACGACTCACCCATTCTGCAACTGAAGCTGTATAACAATCAGCCATATGTTCAACAGGCTTGGTATAAAGAGCCCATGAGCACCAATAAACCTACATGGATGGTTCCTTTGGAGGATATGGATACCCATGTGGAACCTATCATCACCTTCTGTCTGCCTATTCCCGGAGACGACGGTAAACCCATAGGCATCATTGGTGCCGACATGTCGCTAAGAGTGCTTTCTAAAATAGTTTTAGAAGGCAAGCCATCGGCCAACTCCTACTGCACACTTTTGGATTCCGACGCATCGTTTATCGTTCATCCCAATGGCGAGAGACTGCTTCAGCAGAGTGCCTTCACCATATCCCGACACGCTGCCGACCCCACTATAAAAGAAGCCATACGCTCCATGTTGTCGGGAGAGACTGGCTACAAGTCGTTTACAATGAAAGGCACCACCCACTATGTTTTCTATAAGCCCTTCACACGCATGGTTGTTCCAGGACGCTCAACAGAGGACCTTGGTTGGAGTATTGGAATCATCTATCCAGAAGACGATATCTTTGGCGACTACAACGACCTGTCGTACTACGTCATTATCATCGCCATCGTTGGTCTGCTCATCATCTTCCTGCTTAGTCGTGCCATTATCCATCGCCAACTATTGCCACTGCGCCTTCTAACAGCATCGGCCCAGCGTATCACAAGGGGCAACTACACCGAGCCCATTCCCGACAGTCGTCAGGAAGATGAGATAGGTAAGTTGCAAAACAACTTCCAGCACATGCAGCAGTCATTGGCCAATAACATTGGTCAACTGGAGCAACTGCAGGCCACCCTGCAGGAGCACGAGCAAAGTCTGCGTAAGGCATATAACCATGCCCAAAAGGCCGACCGCATGAAGACGACCTTCCTGCACAACATGACAAACCAGATGACAAAACCGGCCCTGACCATTGGCAACGATGTTCATAAGTTGTGCAAAGACAACGCCAACATCAATGAGCTGGTAGACGAGATACAAGAGAACGGTAAAACCATTGCCGAAATTCTGAACAACATCATCAATGCATCCGACGAACAGATGAGAAAGGAGGTGGACCATGATTAG
- a CDS encoding ATP-binding protein, producing MISIRKSLSNKLSLSIILLSVPTFVIALGVLFSQSRHIIRKEAVNRANSVLSTTMQRVYRNMLTIEMGTNANSWLVTRHLNPDSVLELSNRIVRLNPHMDGCSISMEPNVFPQHGRYFSAYSIRKNHRYLTGDNQEKDSISTVVEEQYEYFDKIWYSMPRDENRPCWVVYFDECDSLALTLDGMLASYSKPLYNDDGEFVGVISSDLSLLRLSKVINQEKPYPNSYFMMIDESGNYYVHPDSSRLFTHSIFDDTNPKDQAGLIAMGHEMTAGKQGSMAVDINGKSCLVCYQPVPGTAWSMALVCPESDVLAGYQQQTYIVIALLIIGLAVILLLCRRAVARAIGPLHELLKKTRSIAEGNMEVHIPRSNRIDAVGRLQNSFAAMLESLNFHMGSVRYTSEQTQHRNEELVVATRLAEESDRQKTAFIQNVTHQIRTPLNIIMGFAQVLRDSASTQPSEDDMKSITKTMDHNAKLLYRLVSMLFDSSDAAFTEELNSPQMDMVPCNEVGRETLHYLKEHYPDVPVTYHSEVDDNFCFQSNHLYIMRCLRELLYNAAKYSDGKNVSLSVSVVGDRIRFIVQDTGKGIAESDRELMFKFFTKVDDLSEGLGLGLPLAKRHAQNLGGDLTLDENYHDGCRFIVDLPLRKA from the coding sequence ATGATTAGCATCCGCAAATCTCTCTCGAACAAGCTCAGTCTGAGTATCATCCTCCTGTCTGTTCCTACGTTTGTCATAGCTCTGGGAGTACTGTTCTCACAATCGCGCCACATCATCCGCAAGGAGGCCGTGAACCGTGCTAACAGTGTGCTGAGCACCACCATGCAGCGTGTTTATCGTAACATGCTGACCATCGAGATGGGTACCAATGCCAATTCCTGGTTGGTAACGCGCCACCTGAACCCCGACTCTGTTCTGGAACTTTCCAACCGTATTGTGCGTCTCAACCCCCATATGGACGGTTGTTCCATCAGCATGGAACCAAATGTCTTCCCTCAGCACGGTCGCTACTTCTCCGCCTATTCTATTAGGAAGAATCATCGTTACCTTACTGGTGATAATCAAGAGAAAGACAGCATCTCAACAGTTGTTGAGGAGCAATACGAATACTTTGATAAGATCTGGTATTCGATGCCTCGCGATGAAAACCGCCCTTGCTGGGTGGTGTATTTCGATGAGTGCGACTCACTGGCGCTGACACTTGACGGCATGCTTGCCTCCTATAGCAAACCGCTGTACAACGACGACGGGGAATTTGTAGGCGTTATCTCAAGCGATCTCTCACTGCTGCGCCTTTCTAAGGTTATCAATCAAGAGAAGCCCTACCCCAACTCATACTTCATGATGATTGACGAGAGTGGAAACTATTATGTACATCCAGACTCATCGCGCCTCTTTACCCATAGCATCTTCGACGACACCAACCCCAAGGACCAGGCCGGCCTCATAGCCATGGGACATGAGATGACTGCAGGCAAGCAAGGCAGTATGGCCGTAGATATTAACGGCAAGTCATGTTTGGTGTGCTACCAGCCGGTACCTGGCACCGCATGGAGTATGGCACTCGTATGTCCAGAGAGCGATGTCCTGGCAGGCTATCAGCAGCAAACCTATATTGTCATAGCACTACTCATCATCGGACTGGCTGTCATCCTTCTGCTATGTCGTAGAGCCGTGGCACGTGCCATCGGACCGCTCCACGAATTACTCAAGAAGACAAGGAGCATTGCCGAAGGCAACATGGAAGTACACATTCCACGCAGCAATCGCATAGATGCCGTGGGACGACTGCAAAACAGTTTTGCCGCTATGCTGGAATCACTGAATTTCCACATGGGTAGTGTTCGCTACACCTCAGAGCAGACGCAACACCGCAACGAGGAGTTGGTAGTGGCCACCCGACTGGCTGAAGAGAGCGATCGTCAGAAGACTGCCTTCATCCAGAACGTGACACACCAGATTCGCACCCCATTAAACATCATCATGGGTTTTGCGCAAGTGCTCAGAGATTCGGCCAGCACCCAACCTTCGGAAGACGATATGAAGAGTATCACTAAGACAATGGATCATAACGCCAAACTGCTTTATCGTTTGGTATCCATGCTGTTCGACAGCTCCGATGCGGCATTCACCGAAGAATTGAACAGTCCACAAATGGATATGGTACCTTGTAATGAGGTGGGACGCGAAACTCTGCACTACCTAAAGGAACACTACCCCGATGTTCCTGTCACCTATCACTCGGAGGTAGACGATAATTTCTGTTTCCAGAGCAATCATCTGTACATCATGCGCTGCCTGCGTGAATTGCTTTACAATGCAGCAAAATACTCCGATGGCAAGAACGTATCACTAAGCGTATCGGTTGTCGGCGACAGGATCCGATTCATTGTACAGGATACGGGCAAAGGTATTGCTGAGTCCGATCGCGAGTTGATGTTTAAGTTCTTCACCAAGGTAGACGACCTTTCGGAAGGACTAGGACTTGGACTCCCCCTAGCCAAGCGACATGCACAGAACCTAGGTGGCGACCTGACCCTGGACGAGAATTATCACGACGGCTGTCGCTTTATCGTCGACCTGCCATTAAGAAAGGCATAA
- a CDS encoding LytTR family DNA-binding domain-containing protein has translation MNKERNQTISTRAISTTFVIVALAVFKPFGLDTWQWQAYVHLAVLWIIGISICMLTGLILKYVVRMPRSYEKGVEYVIRRNLWFQLINTPLVALSVCFYRHFVLSNGTENNQLSVVNFIESLLIIAFCSFTIGLYWRFKFRSKFLKVELEETKQLNDQLTKVEKVEREEVAEKGGALVLTGTTNDTVTLQVADLLYVEAVGNYVKVCRLREGVVQTDMLRATSKQIEDELRDYPMVVRCHRAFLVNLAQVEQVVSHAGSMQLMIKHSHDAIPVSRSNMTQVKEAIKEI, from the coding sequence ATGAATAAAGAAAGAAATCAAACCATATCCACTCGCGCTATTAGTACGACGTTTGTTATTGTTGCATTGGCGGTATTCAAGCCTTTCGGACTTGATACCTGGCAGTGGCAAGCTTATGTGCATCTGGCTGTCTTATGGATCATCGGCATCTCGATATGTATGCTGACAGGTCTCATCCTGAAATATGTTGTTCGTATGCCTCGCTCTTATGAAAAGGGAGTCGAGTATGTTATTCGTCGTAATCTTTGGTTCCAGCTTATCAATACGCCGCTGGTAGCATTGTCTGTTTGTTTTTATCGACATTTCGTGCTGAGCAATGGGACGGAAAACAACCAGCTGTCGGTGGTTAACTTTATAGAATCGTTATTGATTATAGCCTTTTGTTCGTTTACCATCGGTCTTTATTGGCGCTTCAAGTTCCGTAGTAAGTTCCTAAAGGTGGAACTGGAAGAGACAAAGCAGTTGAACGACCAACTGACAAAGGTAGAGAAGGTGGAACGGGAAGAGGTGGCAGAGAAAGGAGGAGCGCTGGTGCTTACAGGTACGACGAACGATACTGTAACCCTCCAGGTGGCCGACTTGCTTTATGTTGAGGCTGTTGGCAACTATGTAAAGGTGTGTCGTTTGCGCGAGGGTGTGGTGCAAACAGACATGTTGCGTGCCACTTCTAAGCAGATAGAGGATGAACTGAGAGACTATCCCATGGTGGTGCGTTGCCATCGTGCTTTCCTTGTTAATCTGGCTCAGGTTGAGCAGGTTGTTTCGCATGCTGGCTCCATGCAGTTGATGATAAAACATAGTCACGATGCCATTCCGGTGTCGCGTAGTAATATGACACAAGTAAAAGAAGCCATCAAGGAAATTTGA
- a CDS encoding LiaF domain-containing protein — MKPRTIIGLLLIVAGLWKLANMWGIIENDWLWSQPWTAYIAPALLLYVGAGTIVNSYRHDPDQWLQRQVPINEDGKRIVCSVHYGGDEYIFHGEPFHGARLDAFCGGIRMDLREAIITEDEEIDIHTFCGGIELYVPSTVNVVVKSRCFFGGVSNQAMRTADPSTPCIHIVADNFFGGVDIKN; from the coding sequence ATGAAACCAAGAACGATTATTGGACTATTATTGATTGTGGCCGGCCTGTGGAAGCTGGCCAACATGTGGGGCATCATTGAGAACGATTGGTTGTGGAGTCAGCCTTGGACGGCATATATTGCCCCAGCATTACTTCTCTATGTGGGTGCCGGAACCATTGTTAACAGCTATCGTCACGACCCCGACCAGTGGCTACAACGCCAAGTTCCCATTAACGAAGACGGCAAACGAATCGTATGCAGCGTACACTATGGCGGCGATGAGTATATCTTTCATGGCGAGCCATTCCATGGTGCTCGTCTCGATGCCTTCTGCGGAGGTATCCGCATGGACCTGCGCGAAGCCATCATCACCGAGGACGAAGAGATTGACATCCACACCTTCTGCGGGGGTATTGAGCTCTATGTGCCAAGCACGGTCAACGTCGTAGTAAAAAGCCGTTGTTTCTTTGGTGGTGTCAGCAACCAGGCCATGCGCACCGCCGACCCTTCCACCCCATGCATCCATATTGTAGCCGACAATTTCTTTGGCGGCGTAGACATCAAAAACTAG
- a CDS encoding RNA polymerase sigma factor — protein MKQEEEMFARLAREHKSTIYTVCYMFSNDEDEVQDLFQETLINMWKGIKGFREESKIDTWIYRVALNTCLTMERKKKREVKKVPLAMDVNLFEDNDANSKQARVLHERISKLAYVDRAIVMLWLEGMSYDEIGAVVGITAQNVATKLFRIKEQLKKM, from the coding sequence ATGAAACAAGAAGAAGAAATGTTTGCCCGGTTAGCTCGAGAGCACAAAAGCACCATCTATACTGTGTGCTATATGTTCTCGAACGACGAGGACGAGGTGCAAGACCTCTTCCAAGAAACCCTCATCAACATGTGGAAGGGTATCAAAGGTTTTCGCGAGGAGAGTAAGATTGACACATGGATCTACCGTGTGGCCTTGAACACCTGCCTAACCATGGAGCGCAAAAAGAAGCGCGAGGTAAAGAAGGTACCCCTGGCCATGGACGTCAACCTCTTCGAGGATAATGATGCCAACAGCAAACAGGCACGTGTGCTACACGAGCGCATCAGCAAACTGGCCTATGTCGACAGGGCCATCGTAATGCTATGGCTCGAAGGTATGAGTTACGATGAGATTGGAGCCGTGGTGGGTATCACAGCCCAGAACGTGGCCACCAAACTCTTTAGAATCAAAGAACAACTAAAAAAGATGTAA